From Equus przewalskii isolate Varuska chromosome 2, EquPr2, whole genome shotgun sequence:
AGGTGGCAGAGGGCTTAGGACTGAATTGGGCCACCAGTGatgaagagggggaggaggaaaaggagaagcagagaggggcaagaaggagaggagagggaagaggaaggcaagaaaggaggaggggagaaaacagGAAGAGGAGGTGTCCTCCAAGGAACCTGAGAAGTGGCTGCAGAGGAAGAAGAACCAGAAAAGGCCCGTGCCAGGGCAGGAGACCAGGCCGAGGGGAAGGCTGCAGAAAGGCCCAATTGTCCGAGTAACAATGAGACGGGTGACTCGGCCAGAGGGTGTAGTGGGTCAGAGGCAGACGTGGTGGGCTGAGGGGCAGAAGAGTGAAGAGGTGAAGCGAGACGGGCAGCCAGAGCCTAGGGACCAGCTGAAGCCCGTCCCCACAGTCGTGGGGCCTGGTTAGAGAGTGCCCTCGACAAAGCCCCGCCTGCGCCGAGCCggggaggcaggaaagagacCTCGCTTCAAATCCGGATTTTGCCACTAACTGTGACCTCCGACTAGTCACTcaccttttctgagcctcagtttcctcacctgtgaagtaGGAATAACTCCCTAATCAGCAGACTTTTCGTGAAGCTGCGGGAGGGGGCATCCAGGGACCAGGTCAGCCATTAGTCCTGGACCCTACCCCCTTTGTCCGAGCCGGGTCCCAGACCCCTGGACCCAGCCCCACTTGACCGCTCCCAGTAGCCACGCCCCTGTATGGCCCCGCCCCGAACCAACAAACCCCGCCCCACCTGGTTGCGCCACTGGCCCCGCCTCCTGACTAGCCACGCCTACCTGGCCACGCCCAGGTTGCCCTGGTCTCGCTCCCCACATCTCGGCCGAGCCGAGTCCAGAAGGGACGTGCTACACCAGCTCTCCGCCGGCCGCCAGCCCCTGCCCCCGCGCCCATGGCCGCGCCGGGACCCCGCGCCCTCCGGGCTGCGCTCTGTGGcggctgctgctgcctcctcctgtGTGCCCAGCTCGCTGTGGCTGGTAACGCGGGACGGGGTCTGGTTGGGGCCTGGGCAGGGTCAGGTGGAGCGTGCCCTTCACCCAGGCGCCTGCCCAGGAGCAGTCTTGGCTTAGGGGGCGGGAGAGGACTTTCCAGATGTGTGCAGGACTCCAGGGATGTGTTGAAGGGGGCTCTAGCTGTGTGTGGAGCCCTGTGTATATATATAGGCTCCAGATGTGAGGGATTAGGGAGCTTCGGGTGTATGGAAGGGAAGGGGCCCCAGGTGTGTCTGGGGGAGGCGGCTCCGAATGCATCTGGGAACCCCAGCTGTATGCAAAGGGAGGACACTCTGGCTGAATGTCAGGGAGGTTCTAAGTGTGTGTAAACATGTGTTTGTGGAAACTCCAGGTGTATAGTGGGGCTTGGGGGATCCAGGTGAGTGTATGTGTGCAGAGGGGTGAGAGCCACAGTAGTGGGGAGGGTGGCTGTAGCTCCAGTCCAAGGAGTTACTCCCACCCTACTCCCAGGTAAAGGAGCTCTGGGCTTTGGGCGGGGAGCCCTGCTTCGCAGGAACATCTGGCCAGCTGTCCGAGGGGCCTGCAAACAGCTGAAGCTCTGTGAGCATTGTGTGGAGGCGGGCAGAGCACACAACCTCTCTGGCTGTGTGTGGGAGCAATGTCCGCAGGAGGAACCAGGTATGGAGTTGAGCCCTCCCCAAGTCGAGTGCCCCCAGTTCTGAACCCCAGGGCCTTGGCCCCTCTCCCCAGACCTCTTCCCTGCACCTTCTCCCACCAGGACGCTGTGTGGCCCCAGCTGAGGTGGTCAAAGAAGGTTGCTCTGTCTATAACCACTCAGAGTCGTGTCCAGGTAAGGGAGCTCCCGCTGGCCTAAGCCAAGTtagagggagggggctgaggtgTCCCCAGCCAGAGCTTGCCCTCCAGGAAGGGATCAGCCTCTCTCAGGGAGCGGACTATGCCACGAACACCAGGGTCCAGTTTCAACTCTGCCTTTAGCTCACTGagaagtcccttcccctctctggcctgtttcctcatctgtgaattggTACAGCCGCAGGATCCGGGACAGGAGTGTGGAGGAGATGGGGGAGTTAGCTCTTCTAGTTGAAAGcatagtgaacactttggaaatTCAGAAGGGAGTGCGGGGAGGGCCTCCTAGAGGAGGTGGCATCAGAGATGATGCTTAAAcgtagagagggagagagggcacaTCTGGTGGAAGGAACTGTGTGAACTAAGGCTTGAAAGTGAACGTGGACCCGGGGACAGAGGGCCTGGTCTGAGTCACAATCTAGCTGTTGGCCTGGACTGGGGTCTTGATGGGAGTTAGGGGGTGGGAAGGCTGGTTTGTTATGGATTCCCTGTCTTTTCAGCTGCCCACCATCACCCCACCTATGAACCAAAGACAATCACAACAGGTAGGCACTACCTGAGGAATGGGGCAGTGGGAGGACCAGAGGTGCAGGGGAGGACAGAGCTGGGCTCCAGCCCTAATGTGCTCTGTGACCTCAGCCCTGTGACTTctccctctgagcctgtttccacaCCTGTGAAATGGGTTGGGTACTACCTCagagagttgctgtgaggattttGAGGGTGTAGAACCTAGTTCAGTGTCTGACGCACCGAAGGTGATCAAGAAATGACGCTTCCTGTCCCTTCTCAACACCAGTTCTGAGGACTCAGGGTGACCCCTCAGGACCTGCC
This genomic window contains:
- the CD164L2 gene encoding CD164 sialomucin-like 2 protein isoform X7, whose product is MAAPGPRALRAALCGGCCCLLLCAQLAVAALLRRNIWPAVRGACKQLKLCEHCVEAGRAHNLSGCVWEQCPQEEPGRCVAPAEVVKEGCSVYNHSESCPAAHHHPTYEPKTITTGSPPVPEAQNPGFDGASFIGGVVLVLSLQAVAFFVLRFLKAKDSTYQTL
- the CD164L2 gene encoding CD164 sialomucin-like 2 protein isoform X5, which codes for MAAPGPRALRAALCGGCCCLLLCAQLAVAALLRRNIWPAVRGACKQLKLCEHCVEAGRAHNLSGCVWEQCPQEEPGRCVAPAEVVKEGCSVYNHSESCPAAHHHPTYEPKTITTGSPPVPEAQNPGFDGASFIGGVVLVLSLQAVAFFVLRFLKAKDSTYQTLEENQ
- the CD164L2 gene encoding CD164 sialomucin-like 2 protein isoform X6 — encoded protein: MAAPGPRALRAALCGGCCCLLLCAQLAVAALLRRNIWPAVRGACKQLKLCEHCVEAGRAHNLSGCVWEQCPQEEPGRCVAPAEVVKEGCSVYNHSESCPAAHHHPTYEPKTITTGSPPVPEAQNPGFDGASFIGGVVLVLSLQAVAFFVLRFLKAKDSTYQTLI
- the CD164L2 gene encoding CD164 sialomucin-like 2 protein isoform X2; this encodes MAAPGPRALRAALCGGCCCLLLCAQLAVAGKGALGFGRGALLRRNIWPAVRGACKQLKLCEHCVEAGRAHNLSGCVWEQCPQEEPGRCVAPAEVVKEGCSVYNHSESCPAAHHHPTYEPKTITTGSPPVPEAQNPGFDGASFIGGVVLVLSLQAVAFFVLRFLKAKDSTYQTLI
- the CD164L2 gene encoding CD164 sialomucin-like 2 protein isoform X4, with product MAAPGPRALRAALCGGCCCLLLCAQLAVAGKGALGFGRGALLRRNIWPAVRGACKQLKLCEHCVEAGRAHNLSGCVWEQCPQEEPGRCVAPAEVVKEGCSVYNHSESCPAAHHHPTYEPKTITTGSPPVPEAQNPGFDGASFIGGVVLVLSLQAVAFFVLRFLKAKDSTYQTL
- the CD164L2 gene encoding CD164 sialomucin-like 2 protein isoform X1; translation: MAAPGPRALRAALCGGCCCLLLCAQLAVAGKGALGFGRGALLRRNIWPAVRGACKQLKLCEHCVEAGRAHNLSGCVWEQCPQEEPGRCVAPAEVVKEGCSVYNHSESCPAAHHHPTYEPKTITTGSPPVPEAQNPGFDGASFIGGVVLVLSLQAVAFFVLRFLKAKDSTYQTLEENQ